One Podarcis muralis chromosome Z, rPodMur119.hap1.1, whole genome shotgun sequence DNA segment encodes these proteins:
- the MORN5 gene encoding MORN repeat-containing protein 5 isoform X7: MEYTGSYYRGERVNGRLEGKGSYTLPTETKYVGEMKDGMFHGKGVLHFPGGSKYEGTWENGISIEGKYTFADGLEYEDNKWHYCDGYDRRFYTEICRGLKPAGISQLTNLDPPRVIPAGCYDCGDGFYNPKTRVVVDYHHRFLRNAD; the protein is encoded by the exons ATGGAGTACACCGGCAGCTACTACCGAGGGGAGCGCGTCAACGGCAG GTTGGAGGGCAAGGGCTCTTACACCCTCCCAACAGAAACGAAGTATGTAGGCGAAATGAAAGATGGGATGTTTCACGGCAAAGGTGTTTTGCACTTCCCTGGAGGAAGCAAATATGAAGGGACTTGGGAAAATGGAATATCCATAGAG GGGAAATATACTTTTGCAGATGGACTGGAGTATGAAGACAACAAATGGCATTATTGTGATGGCTATGACAGAAGGTTTTATACAGAAATCTGCAGAGGCCTGAAGCCAGCAG GCATTTCCCAGCTTACAAACCTGGATCCTCCTCGGGTCATCCCAGCAGGCTGCTATGACTGTGGTGACGGCTTCTATAACCCCAAAACCAGAGTGGTTGTTGATTACCACCACCGGTTTCTGAGGAATGCAG
- the MORN5 gene encoding MORN repeat-containing protein 5 isoform X2, giving the protein MEYTGSYYRGERVNGRLEGKGSYTLPTETKYVGEMKDGMFHGKGVLHFPGGSKYEGTWENGISIEGKYTFADGLEYEDNKWHYCDGYDRRFYTEICRGLKPAGISQLTNLDPPRVIPAGCYDCGDGFYNPKTRVVVDYHHRFLRNADHVCRNIRLSGRQGWPKAFWHLMQTPHQGRRGE; this is encoded by the exons ATGGAGTACACCGGCAGCTACTACCGAGGGGAGCGCGTCAACGGCAG GTTGGAGGGCAAGGGCTCTTACACCCTCCCAACAGAAACGAAGTATGTAGGCGAAATGAAAGATGGGATGTTTCACGGCAAAGGTGTTTTGCACTTCCCTGGAGGAAGCAAATATGAAGGGACTTGGGAAAATGGAATATCCATAGAG GGGAAATATACTTTTGCAGATGGACTGGAGTATGAAGACAACAAATGGCATTATTGTGATGGCTATGACAGAAGGTTTTATACAGAAATCTGCAGAGGCCTGAAGCCAGCAG GCATTTCCCAGCTTACAAACCTGGATCCTCCTCGGGTCATCCCAGCAGGCTGCTATGACTGTGGTGACGGCTTCTATAACCCCAAAACCAGAGTGGTTGTTGATTACCACCACCGGTTTCTGAGGAATGCAG ATCATGTGTGCAGGAATATCAGACTCAGTGGAAGGCAAGGCTGGCCCaaagcattttggcacctgatgcaaaccccccaccagggaagaaggggtgagtga
- the MORN5 gene encoding MORN repeat-containing protein 5 isoform X5: MEYTGSYYRGERVNGRLEGKGSYTLPTETKYVGEMKDGMFHGKGVLHFPGGSKYEGTWENGISIEGKYTFADGLEYEDNKWHYCDGYDRRFYTEICRGLKPAGISQLTNLDPPRVIPAGCYDCGDGFYNPKTRVVVDYHHRFLRNAGFPCI; encoded by the exons ATGGAGTACACCGGCAGCTACTACCGAGGGGAGCGCGTCAACGGCAG GTTGGAGGGCAAGGGCTCTTACACCCTCCCAACAGAAACGAAGTATGTAGGCGAAATGAAAGATGGGATGTTTCACGGCAAAGGTGTTTTGCACTTCCCTGGAGGAAGCAAATATGAAGGGACTTGGGAAAATGGAATATCCATAGAG GGGAAATATACTTTTGCAGATGGACTGGAGTATGAAGACAACAAATGGCATTATTGTGATGGCTATGACAGAAGGTTTTATACAGAAATCTGCAGAGGCCTGAAGCCAGCAG GCATTTCCCAGCTTACAAACCTGGATCCTCCTCGGGTCATCCCAGCAGGCTGCTATGACTGTGGTGACGGCTTCTATAACCCCAAAACCAGAGTGGTTGTTGATTACCACCACCGGTTTCTGAGGAATGCAG
- the NDUFA8 gene encoding NADH dehydrogenase [ubiquinone] 1 alpha subcomplex subunit 8 codes for MPTLEVPALEELEVDEVNVTSAVLKAAAHHYGSQCDKPNKEFMLCRWEEKDPRKCLKEGKEVNKCAMDFFRQLKLHCAEPFTQYWTCIDYNNLLELRKCRKQQQVFDDCVLDKLGWVRPDLGQLSKVTKVKTDRPLPENPYHSRQRPQPNPPTEGELQTSKYGSKLSFFDF; via the exons ATGCCCACGCTGGAGGTGCCCGCGCTGGAGGAGCTAGAAGTGGATGAG GTAAATGTAACCTCAGCTGTACTGAAAGCAGCAGCTCATCATTATGGCTCACAGTGTGACAAGCCCAACAAGGAGTTCATGCTTTGCCGCTGGGAAGAGAAGGACCCACGGAAATGTTTAAAGGAAGGCAAGGAAGTGAACAAGTGTGCAATGGACTTCTTCAG GCAGCTTAAGCTGCATTGTGCAGAGCCATTTACCCAGTACTGGACTTGCATTGACTATAATAACCTGCTAGAACTTCGCAAGTGCCGCAAGCAGCAGCAGGTCTTTGATGATTGCGTCCTGGATAAGTTGGGCTGGGTGAGACCTGATCTGGGACAGCTGTCAAAG GTCACCAAAGTGAAGACTGACCGGCCACTGCCTGAGAATCCCTATCATTCTAGGCAAAGACCACAACCAAACCCACCAACTGAAGGCGAGTTGCAGACGTCCAAATATGGAAGCAAGTTGTCCTTCTTTGACTTTTAA
- the MORN5 gene encoding MORN repeat-containing protein 5 isoform X6 — protein MEYTGSYYRGERVNGRLEGKGSYTLPTETKYVGEMKDGMFHGKGVLHFPGGSKYEGTWENGISIEGKYTFADGLEYEDNKWHYCDGYDRRFYTEICRGLKPAGISQLTNLDPPRVIPAGCYDCGDGFYNPKTRVVVDYHHRFLRNAGIQ, from the exons ATGGAGTACACCGGCAGCTACTACCGAGGGGAGCGCGTCAACGGCAG GTTGGAGGGCAAGGGCTCTTACACCCTCCCAACAGAAACGAAGTATGTAGGCGAAATGAAAGATGGGATGTTTCACGGCAAAGGTGTTTTGCACTTCCCTGGAGGAAGCAAATATGAAGGGACTTGGGAAAATGGAATATCCATAGAG GGGAAATATACTTTTGCAGATGGACTGGAGTATGAAGACAACAAATGGCATTATTGTGATGGCTATGACAGAAGGTTTTATACAGAAATCTGCAGAGGCCTGAAGCCAGCAG GCATTTCCCAGCTTACAAACCTGGATCCTCCTCGGGTCATCCCAGCAGGCTGCTATGACTGTGGTGACGGCTTCTATAACCCCAAAACCAGAGTGGTTGTTGATTACCACCACCGGTTTCTGAGGAATGCAG
- the MORN5 gene encoding MORN repeat-containing protein 5 isoform X4 codes for MEYTGSYYRGERVNGRLEGKGSYTLPTETKYVGEMKDGMFHGKGVLHFPGGSKYEGTWENGISIEGKYTFADGLEYEDNKWHYCDGYDRRFYTEICRGLKPAGISQLTNLDPPRVIPAGCYDCGDGFYNPKTRVVVDYHHRFLRNAEKPCNTGEIAL; via the exons ATGGAGTACACCGGCAGCTACTACCGAGGGGAGCGCGTCAACGGCAG GTTGGAGGGCAAGGGCTCTTACACCCTCCCAACAGAAACGAAGTATGTAGGCGAAATGAAAGATGGGATGTTTCACGGCAAAGGTGTTTTGCACTTCCCTGGAGGAAGCAAATATGAAGGGACTTGGGAAAATGGAATATCCATAGAG GGGAAATATACTTTTGCAGATGGACTGGAGTATGAAGACAACAAATGGCATTATTGTGATGGCTATGACAGAAGGTTTTATACAGAAATCTGCAGAGGCCTGAAGCCAGCAG GCATTTCCCAGCTTACAAACCTGGATCCTCCTCGGGTCATCCCAGCAGGCTGCTATGACTGTGGTGACGGCTTCTATAACCCCAAAACCAGAGTGGTTGTTGATTACCACCACCGGTTTCTGAGGAATGCAG